Proteins from a single region of Thermococcus sp. EP1:
- a CDS encoding DUF1614 domain-containing protein, whose amino-acid sequence MRRYFFLPLTLPFLIFLVLLLPLLFILFASTITIAFQKLGLPLPVAFTLFWAALIGSFVNIPITEIRSYGPIVKVAKVSFFGVTYPVPYVDWGEQKTIVSINVGGALVPLSIVVYEVVRLLILDETFLLTRMIVAILISAVVSKAFSRPVKGLGIAIPTFIPPLVAAILALSIGAYNKPLIAYTSGTMGVLIGADLLNWDKLKELSAPMVSIGGAGTFDGIFLAGIIAVLLV is encoded by the coding sequence TTGAGAAGATATTTTTTCCTGCCTCTGACTTTGCCGTTTTTAATTTTCCTGGTCTTGTTGTTACCTTTGTTATTCATTCTCTTTGCTAGTACAATAACTATTGCTTTCCAGAAACTGGGACTTCCTTTACCTGTAGCGTTTACTTTATTCTGGGCAGCTTTGATAGGAAGTTTTGTGAATATTCCAATTACAGAAATAAGGAGTTATGGTCCAATCGTAAAGGTAGCAAAAGTCTCTTTCTTTGGAGTTACGTATCCAGTTCCATATGTGGATTGGGGAGAGCAGAAGACTATTGTTAGTATAAACGTTGGTGGTGCACTTGTTCCTTTAAGTATTGTTGTGTATGAAGTAGTAAGACTTTTAATCCTTGATGAGACGTTCCTTCTCACTAGGATGATAGTGGCTATTTTGATTTCTGCTGTGGTCAGTAAAGCTTTCTCTAGACCCGTGAAAGGCTTGGGGATAGCTATCCCAACCTTTATTCCACCTTTAGTTGCGGCAATACTTGCTCTTTCGATAGGTGCCTATAATAAACCGCTTATTGCATATACCAGTGGGACCATGGGTGTCTTAATAGGAGCCGATCTCTTAAATTGGGACAAACTCAAAGAACTCAGTGCTCCAATGGTGAGCATTGGAGGAGCGGGAACCTTTGATGGTATATTCTTAGCTGGTATTATAGCGGTTCTCTTGGTATGA
- a CDS encoding MBL fold metallo-hydrolase produces MKIIWYGHACFWIETRGVKILIDPYEYVNDDAIDGIDYILVTHEHTDHYGKTPLLARLRDATVIGPKTVYLMAISDGITKVREIRGGEEIELENNVRVKAIFVEHPSSQYPLGYIISNGKKTIFHPGDTYYTPIFKNLRGEVDVLFVPISGRSTANVREAANIVEIMRPKITIPMHYGAYSEADPNKLINELREKRVWSLVKVLEIGKPFEI; encoded by the coding sequence ATGAAGATTATTTGGTATGGACACGCGTGCTTTTGGATTGAAACAAGAGGGGTAAAAATCCTCATAGATCCTTATGAGTATGTAAATGATGATGCCATAGACGGCATTGACTACATCCTAGTAACCCATGAGCACACTGATCACTATGGAAAGACTCCTCTCCTAGCAAGACTCCGAGATGCTACAGTGATTGGACCAAAAACTGTTTATTTGATGGCAATAAGTGATGGAATCACCAAAGTGAGGGAAATAAGAGGGGGAGAAGAGATAGAATTAGAAAACAATGTGAGAGTAAAAGCGATTTTCGTTGAACATCCCTCCAGCCAATATCCTCTTGGTTACATTATTTCCAATGGAAAGAAAACTATCTTCCATCCTGGGGACACATATTACACCCCAATCTTCAAAAACTTGCGTGGAGAGGTTGATGTTCTTTTTGTTCCAATAAGTGGGAGATCAACAGCAAATGTGAGAGAGGCTGCAAATATTGTAGAAATCATGCGACCAAAGATCACAATACCTATGCATTATGGAGCCTACAGTGAGGCTGACCCAAACAAACTTATCAATGAACTCCGAGAGAAAAGGGTTTGGAGTCTAGTGAAAGTCTTGGAGATCGGCAAGCCTTTTGAGATTTAA
- the radB gene encoding DNA repair and recombination protein RadB, which yields MLTTGSKALDELLGGGIDKGVLTQIYGPFATGKTTLAMQVGLLNMGKIAYIDTEGGFSPERLAKMAESRGMDAATVLQRFLIFEIFDFKEQRKTISRLKKIVNETFSMIIVDSITNHYRVEENKSAITADLGKQLQVLLWLSRKYNLAVIVTNQVYFDSKQNTLKPIAEHTLGYKCKDIVRLEKLRPGLRIAVLERHRFRPEGGIVYFKITDKGIEDVEKTKSSQTILE from the coding sequence ATGCTAACCACTGGCAGTAAAGCCCTAGACGAGTTATTAGGAGGAGGTATAGATAAAGGAGTTCTAACACAAATATATGGACCATTTGCTACTGGAAAGACTACACTAGCAATGCAAGTAGGGCTTTTAAATATGGGGAAGATAGCATATATTGATACTGAAGGGGGTTTTTCTCCAGAAAGGCTAGCTAAAATGGCTGAGTCACGAGGGATGGATGCAGCTACAGTTCTTCAAAGATTTCTGATATTTGAAATATTTGACTTCAAAGAACAAAGAAAAACCATATCAAGGCTTAAGAAAATTGTTAACGAAACCTTTTCCATGATTATTGTTGACTCAATAACAAATCACTATCGAGTTGAAGAGAACAAAAGTGCTATAACAGCAGATTTAGGAAAACAACTCCAAGTGCTCCTATGGTTATCAAGAAAATACAATTTAGCGGTTATCGTAACTAACCAAGTGTATTTTGACTCAAAACAAAATACGCTAAAGCCAATAGCTGAACACACACTAGGATACAAATGTAAGGACATAGTACGTTTAGAGAAATTAAGGCCTGGTTTGAGAATAGCTGTCTTGGAGAGACATAGGTTCAGACCAGAAGGTGGGATTGTATATTTTAAAATAACAGATAAAGGAATAGAAGATGTAGAAAAAACTAAATCTTCTCAAACAATTCTTGAGTAA
- a CDS encoding ribonuclease E/G — MSTNSEVSVRIRGIYSTALTKLLLDEGFKISQPSQRIVERLNIEKAYDEFDVDIQDKRDSHGVVLVGTKVEEVKKVLEEKFLDVFFRKMPYQLYGIYKGMVVKRDDRYVYVDIGSAIGTLLIEEFPDAMEGDEVLVQVKKNNLLPHLSVLLTIPGDYAVLIPKPIGTQRHVKISRKIREQSERERLRILGLSVDLGEWGVLWRTAAAYKDWNLLRDELIKLSKIAEKLKEADKYSAPAKIVEGRDIYEVEFGGAAKAKLDDIRNTVVPTIEGHHKFKAYDPEFGFAVEIGEGILAKMPSQRKKVSEGFLETLVNNKGPKSGWLFRFEHVKPDGQIIKIGPGEILEVSLNPIKLKVRRYLKPGKFYDGLDVPIEHGDYAITEIEDGKWWFKHSYYDKEGNLKGEYYNICTPVEIYPDKARYVDLEVDIVKWPDGKKEIIDKEGLKMHYEDGVISEKLYKAILRLTQELFEKI; from the coding sequence ATGTCTACAAACTCAGAGGTTTCGGTGAGGATTAGAGGAATATACAGTACTGCATTAACAAAACTGCTACTTGACGAAGGATTTAAAATAAGCCAGCCAAGCCAGAGAATCGTCGAAAGGTTAAACATTGAAAAAGCTTATGATGAATTCGATGTAGATATTCAGGACAAAAGAGATTCCCATGGTGTAGTTTTAGTTGGTACAAAAGTTGAGGAAGTTAAAAAAGTTCTTGAAGAAAAATTTTTGGATGTTTTTTTCAGAAAGATGCCGTATCAGCTGTATGGTATATATAAAGGAATGGTAGTTAAAAGAGACGACAGATACGTCTATGTTGATATAGGAAGTGCCATTGGGACATTGCTAATTGAAGAATTCCCAGACGCTATGGAAGGAGATGAAGTGCTAGTTCAGGTAAAGAAAAACAACCTGCTTCCACATTTAAGCGTCCTTCTCACTATCCCAGGAGATTATGCAGTTCTTATTCCAAAGCCAATTGGCACACAGAGACACGTTAAAATTTCTAGGAAAATTAGGGAGCAGAGTGAGCGGGAGAGACTTAGAATACTTGGATTAAGTGTGGATTTAGGGGAATGGGGAGTTCTATGGAGGACAGCTGCAGCATACAAAGATTGGAATTTATTACGAGATGAGCTTATTAAACTTTCAAAAATTGCTGAAAAGCTTAAAGAGGCAGATAAATACTCAGCTCCAGCAAAAATTGTAGAGGGAAGGGATATATATGAAGTAGAATTTGGAGGAGCGGCTAAAGCAAAGCTTGACGATATCAGAAACACTGTGGTTCCCACAATAGAGGGTCACCATAAATTCAAGGCCTACGACCCCGAGTTCGGGTTTGCAGTTGAGATAGGAGAGGGAATTCTAGCTAAAATGCCATCTCAACGAAAAAAAGTTAGTGAAGGCTTTTTAGAGACGTTAGTTAATAATAAAGGTCCAAAGTCTGGATGGCTTTTTAGATTTGAACATGTAAAGCCAGATGGCCAAATAATTAAGATTGGGCCAGGGGAAATTTTAGAGGTCTCATTAAACCCAATCAAACTTAAGGTTAGGAGGTATCTAAAGCCAGGTAAATTTTATGATGGGCTAGATGTACCAATAGAACACGGAGATTATGCAATAACAGAGATAGAGGATGGTAAATGGTGGTTCAAACACAGCTACTATGATAAAGAAGGGAATCTGAAAGGAGAATACTACAACATTTGTACTCCAGTTGAGATCTATCCAGACAAAGCCCGTTATGTTGATCTAGAAGTTGATATTGTCAAATGGCCTGATGGAAAGAAGGAGATAATTGATAAAGAGGGACTAAAGATGCACTACGAAGATGGAGTGATAAGCGAAAAGTTATACAAGGCCATATTGAGGCTTACTCAAGAATTGTTTGAGAAGATTTAG
- the moaA gene encoding GTP 3',8-cyclase MoaA, producing MLMDRFGRPVTNLRISLTHECNLNCFYCHREGQTLNFQEMSPEEIERIVKIASKLGVKKVKLTGGEPTVREDIVEIVRRIRPYVVDLSMTTNGTTMNVLGEALKDAGLDRVNISLDTLDRNKYKEITGFDVLPQVIKGIKKAVKLFSPVKLNMVVMKGLNDDEIWDMVNYAAQNNAVLQLIEIEVPREMENSWFFKKYFYPLKPLEEEFQKIAIETKERRMHRRKKYFIPTKYGTAEVEIVRSMHNTVFCANCTRIRLTSTGHLKTCLLRKDDLVDIVTPIREGASDEELIEIFKKAILMREPYWK from the coding sequence ATCTTAATGGATCGTTTTGGAAGGCCAGTTACGAACCTTAGGATCTCTCTAACTCATGAGTGTAACTTGAACTGCTTCTACTGTCACAGGGAAGGGCAAACACTCAACTTTCAAGAGATGAGTCCAGAAGAGATAGAACGAATAGTCAAAATAGCCTCAAAGCTGGGGGTAAAAAAAGTAAAACTAACTGGAGGGGAACCAACAGTAAGAGAAGATATAGTTGAGATAGTAAGAAGGATAAGACCGTATGTTGTCGATCTGTCAATGACAACAAATGGAACAACGATGAACGTCCTGGGAGAAGCCTTAAAAGATGCAGGACTTGATAGGGTAAATATAAGTCTAGATACATTAGATAGGAATAAATATAAGGAGATCACAGGTTTTGACGTGCTCCCACAGGTGATCAAGGGGATAAAGAAGGCAGTTAAGCTTTTCTCTCCCGTTAAACTAAATATGGTTGTTATGAAAGGGCTTAATGATGATGAAATTTGGGACATGGTGAACTACGCTGCCCAAAATAACGCTGTTCTTCAGCTTATTGAAATCGAAGTTCCTAGAGAGATGGAAAACTCGTGGTTTTTTAAGAAATATTTTTATCCATTAAAGCCATTAGAGGAAGAATTCCAAAAGATCGCCATAGAAACAAAGGAAAGAAGAATGCACAGAAGGAAAAAATACTTCATACCAACAAAGTACGGTACAGCTGAAGTTGAAATAGTTAGATCAATGCATAATACCGTTTTTTGTGCAAACTGTACAAGGATAAGATTAACCTCAACTGGCCACTTAAAAACATGTCTCCTTAGGAAAGATGATTTAGTAGACATAGTAACTCCAATAAGAGAGGGTGCTAGCGATGAAGAGCTCATTGAAATCTTTAAGAAAGCTATTCTCATGAGAGAA